One genomic region from Mesorhizobium terrae encodes:
- a CDS encoding site-specific tyrosine recombinase XerD — protein sequence MSSAARIEAFLEMMSAERGAAENTLASYRRDLEDAAATIKGDLANAAPADIRTYLDGIAAQGFAPTSQARKLSALRQFFKFLYAEGLRQDDPTGTLDSPKKGRPLPKTMGEAEAGRLLDRAATEAVEPPPGGDQLAALRLHALVEVLYATGLRVSELVGLPVTVAQRDDRFFMVRGKGNKERMVPLSAKARIAMKTWLAARAKLPAYAESPFLFPSASDSGHLPRQVFARELKGLAARAGIAATKISPHVLRHAFASHLLQNGADLRAVQQLLGHADISTTQIYTHVLEERLVRLVNDHHPLAD from the coding sequence ATGAGCAGCGCCGCCCGCATCGAAGCCTTCCTCGAAATGATGAGCGCGGAGCGGGGTGCTGCCGAAAACACGCTGGCGAGCTATCGCCGCGACCTTGAGGACGCCGCCGCCACCATCAAGGGCGACCTCGCCAACGCGGCGCCCGCCGACATCCGCACCTATCTAGACGGCATCGCCGCGCAGGGCTTCGCGCCAACCTCGCAGGCGCGCAAGCTTTCGGCGCTCCGGCAGTTCTTCAAGTTCCTCTATGCCGAGGGCCTGCGCCAGGATGACCCGACCGGCACGCTGGACAGCCCGAAAAAGGGCCGCCCCTTGCCCAAGACCATGGGCGAGGCCGAGGCCGGTCGCCTGCTCGACCGTGCCGCGACAGAGGCGGTCGAACCGCCGCCGGGCGGCGACCAGCTTGCCGCGTTGCGGCTGCATGCGCTGGTCGAGGTGCTTTACGCCACCGGCCTGCGCGTTTCCGAGCTGGTCGGCCTGCCGGTGACGGTGGCGCAGCGCGACGACCGTTTTTTCATGGTGCGCGGCAAAGGCAACAAGGAGCGCATGGTGCCCCTGTCCGCCAAGGCGCGCATCGCCATGAAAACCTGGCTTGCCGCGCGGGCCAAGCTGCCAGCCTATGCCGAAAGCCCGTTCCTGTTCCCTTCAGCCTCCGACAGCGGCCACCTGCCGCGCCAGGTTTTCGCGCGCGAACTGAAGGGGCTGGCCGCGCGGGCCGGCATTGCCGCCACGAAGATATCGCCGCACGTGCTGCGCCACGCCTTTGCCAGCCACCTTTTGCAGAACGGCGCCGACCTGCGCGCCGTGCAGCAATTGCTCGGCCACGCCGACATCTCCACCACGCAAATTTACACCCATGTGCTGGAGGAAAGGCTGGTCAGACTGGTGAACGATCACCATCCGCTTGCCGACTAG
- a CDS encoding aquaporin yields the protein MDTPLSRRLAAEALGSAFLLATVVGSSIMGAKLAEASAALALLVTSMSTGAMLVVLIWTFGPVSGAHLNPVVSLAFAADGELKWRDFVPYVAAQLAGFLAGTWAAHAMFELPLLQLSATARSGPGLWFAEGIATFGLILVITGCTARRPTVVPAAVGLYIGAAYWFTASTSFANPAMTIIRAFTGTAAGIMPQHVPGYVIAQFAGAAIAIAAGRFFWPKPVTASLRAAVDPRQTPA from the coding sequence ATGGACACACCTCTTTCCAGACGGTTGGCCGCCGAAGCGCTCGGATCGGCCTTCCTGCTCGCCACCGTCGTGGGGTCGAGCATCATGGGGGCGAAGCTGGCGGAGGCGTCAGCCGCACTCGCGCTGCTTGTCACCTCGATGTCGACCGGGGCCATGCTGGTCGTTTTGATCTGGACCTTCGGTCCGGTTTCGGGCGCGCATCTCAATCCCGTCGTCAGCCTGGCCTTCGCCGCCGACGGTGAGCTCAAATGGCGTGACTTTGTCCCCTATGTAGCCGCACAGCTCGCCGGCTTCCTGGCCGGCACCTGGGCCGCACACGCCATGTTCGAACTGCCACTGTTGCAATTGTCCGCGACAGCCCGCAGCGGGCCCGGGCTCTGGTTCGCCGAAGGCATCGCCACTTTCGGGCTGATCCTCGTCATCACCGGCTGCACGGCCAGGCGACCAACGGTGGTGCCGGCCGCCGTCGGCCTCTACATCGGCGCCGCCTACTGGTTCACCGCCTCGACATCCTTCGCCAACCCGGCGATGACCATCATCCGCGCCTTCACCGGAACGGCGGCCGGCATTATGCCCCAGCATGTCCCTGGATATGTCATCGCCCAGTTCGCCGGCGCGGCGATAGCGATCGCGGCGGGCCGTTTCTTCTGGCCGAAGCCGGTTACGGCTTCGCTGCGGGCTGCGGTGGACCCTCGACAGACGCCGGCCTGA
- the cobT gene encoding cobaltochelatase subunit CobT, whose product MAGPGDNTRNKPKNGSDTDAFKRAVTVCMRAISGDKEMEVGFAKERPALAGSRARLPDLPKKASATDIAVTRGLGDSMALKRACHDSRIHTRLAPEGKQARSIFDAVEQARVEAIGSRMMAGVADNIGTMLEDKYAKANLADVRDRADAPLEEALALMVREKLTGRAVPKSGERMVDLWRPWVEDKAGADLDGLAGKLEDQQAFARVVRDMLASMEMAEELGDDQETEDTEDDQDDQPQGEEQSEEGGEDDSGSDQSQSEDADASDDEESAEAEATDATSQDLSDEDDADAETPGEAKRNDNPFATISKDVDYKVFSTAFDETVGAEELCDEEELDRLRAFLDKQLANLSGVVGRLANRLQRRLMAQQNRSWDFDLEEGYLDPARLVRVVIDPMQPLSFKQERDTKFRDTVVSLVLDNSGSMRGRPITVAATCADILARTLERCGVSVEILGFTTRAWKGGQAREKWLKDGKPPNPGRLNDLRHIIYKSADMPWRRARRNLGLMMREGLLKENIDGEALLWAHQRLIARPEQRKILMMISDGAPVDDSTLSVNPGNYLERHLRAVIDLIETRSPVELLAIGIGHDVTRYYRRAVTIVDAEELAGAMTEQLASLFGEETARDVRRGGFRRAS is encoded by the coding sequence ATGGCCGGCCCCGGCGACAACACGCGCAACAAGCCGAAGAACGGCTCGGATACGGATGCCTTCAAGCGCGCCGTGACGGTGTGCATGCGGGCCATCTCTGGCGACAAGGAGATGGAGGTCGGCTTCGCCAAGGAGCGGCCGGCGCTCGCGGGCAGCCGCGCCCGGCTGCCGGATCTGCCGAAGAAGGCGTCGGCGACCGACATCGCCGTGACCCGCGGCCTGGGCGATTCCATGGCGCTGAAACGCGCCTGCCACGATAGCCGTATCCACACCCGACTGGCGCCGGAAGGCAAGCAAGCGCGCTCCATCTTCGACGCGGTCGAGCAGGCTCGCGTCGAGGCGATCGGCTCGCGCATGATGGCCGGCGTCGCCGATAATATCGGCACGATGCTGGAGGACAAATACGCCAAGGCCAATCTGGCCGATGTGCGCGACCGCGCCGACGCTCCGCTCGAGGAGGCGCTGGCGCTGATGGTACGCGAGAAGCTGACCGGCCGCGCCGTGCCGAAGAGCGGCGAGCGCATGGTCGACCTGTGGCGGCCCTGGGTCGAGGACAAGGCCGGCGCCGACCTCGACGGGCTTGCTGGCAAGCTGGAAGACCAGCAGGCCTTCGCCCGCGTCGTGCGCGATATGCTGGCTTCCATGGAAATGGCCGAGGAACTCGGCGACGACCAGGAAACGGAAGACACCGAGGACGACCAGGACGACCAGCCGCAAGGCGAGGAACAGAGCGAGGAAGGCGGCGAGGACGATTCCGGCTCCGACCAGTCGCAGTCCGAGGATGCCGACGCCTCCGACGACGAGGAATCGGCCGAGGCCGAGGCCACCGACGCCACCTCGCAGGATTTGTCCGACGAGGACGATGCCGACGCGGAGACGCCGGGCGAAGCCAAGCGCAACGACAATCCCTTCGCCACCATCTCCAAGGATGTCGACTACAAGGTCTTCTCGACCGCCTTCGACGAGACGGTGGGTGCCGAGGAACTGTGCGACGAAGAAGAGCTCGACCGGCTGCGCGCCTTCCTCGACAAGCAGCTCGCCAATCTGTCGGGCGTGGTCGGCCGGCTGGCCAATCGCCTGCAGCGCCGCCTGATGGCGCAGCAGAACCGTTCCTGGGATTTTGATCTCGAGGAAGGGTATCTCGACCCGGCCCGGCTGGTGCGCGTCGTCATCGATCCGATGCAGCCGCTTTCCTTCAAGCAGGAACGCGACACCAAGTTCCGCGATACGGTGGTGTCTCTGGTGCTCGACAATTCCGGTTCGATGCGCGGCCGCCCGATCACGGTGGCGGCGACCTGCGCCGACATCCTGGCGCGCACGCTGGAGCGCTGCGGCGTTTCGGTCGAGATCCTCGGCTTCACCACCCGCGCCTGGAAGGGCGGGCAGGCGCGCGAGAAGTGGCTGAAGGACGGCAAGCCGCCGAACCCCGGCCGCCTCAACGATCTGCGCCACATCATCTACAAGAGCGCCGACATGCCGTGGCGCCGCGCCCGACGCAATCTCGGCCTGATGATGCGTGAGGGCCTATTGAAGGAAAACATCGACGGTGAAGCGCTGTTGTGGGCGCATCAGCGCCTGATCGCGCGGCCTGAACAGCGCAAGATCCTGATGATGATTTCGGACGGCGCGCCGGTCGACGATTCGACGCTGTCGGTCAATCCGGGCAACTATCTGGAGCGCCATCTGCGCGCCGTCATCGATCTGATCGAGACACGTTCGCCGGTCGAGCTGCTCGCCATCGGCATCGGCCATGACGTGACGCGTTATTATCGCCGCGCCGTCACCATCGTCGACGCCGAAGAACTGGCCGGCGCCATGACCGAGCAACTCGCCTCGCTGTTTGGCGAGGAGACCGCGCGCGACGTGCGCCGTGGCGGTTTCCGGCGCGCTTCGTGA
- a CDS encoding acetyl-CoA carboxylase carboxyltransferase subunit alpha yields MYNYLDFEKPVQDLEGKILELKKLAENGEAVDVADEIARLEKRSRDALRDAYKALTPWQKVQVARHPDRPHCLNYIDGLFTDFTPLAGDRAFGEDQAMIGGFARFRGESVAILGQEKGSDTASRLKHNFGSVRPEGYRKAVRLMELADRFKVPLVTLVDTAGAFPGVDAEERGQAEAIARSISAGLGLKVPSISIVIGEGGSGGAIAIATANRVYMLEHAIYSVISPEGAASILWRDTTRSRDAATNMKITAQDLLELKIIDAIVPEPLGGAHREPEKVIAATGDLIAKTMKEFAGSNADFREQRREKYLAMGRTL; encoded by the coding sequence ATGTACAATTATCTCGATTTCGAAAAACCGGTTCAGGATCTTGAGGGCAAGATCCTCGAACTCAAGAAACTCGCCGAGAACGGCGAAGCGGTCGACGTCGCCGACGAGATCGCCCGGCTCGAGAAGCGCTCGCGCGATGCGCTGCGCGACGCCTACAAGGCCTTGACCCCCTGGCAGAAGGTGCAGGTGGCCCGTCATCCTGATCGTCCGCACTGCCTGAACTACATCGACGGCCTGTTCACCGACTTCACGCCGCTAGCCGGCGACCGCGCCTTTGGCGAGGATCAGGCCATGATCGGCGGCTTCGCCCGTTTCCGCGGGGAATCGGTCGCTATCCTCGGCCAGGAAAAGGGTTCCGACACCGCGAGCCGCCTCAAGCACAATTTCGGTTCCGTGCGGCCCGAGGGCTACCGCAAGGCGGTGCGCCTGATGGAACTTGCCGACCGTTTCAAGGTGCCGCTGGTCACGCTCGTCGACACCGCCGGCGCCTTCCCCGGCGTCGATGCCGAGGAACGCGGCCAGGCCGAGGCCATCGCCCGCTCGATCTCGGCGGGTCTGGGGCTCAAGGTGCCGTCGATCTCGATCGTCATCGGCGAAGGCGGCTCCGGTGGCGCCATCGCCATCGCCACCGCCAACCGCGTCTATATGCTGGAACACGCCATCTATTCGGTGATCTCGCCCGAGGGCGCCGCCTCCATCCTGTGGCGCGACACCACGCGCTCTCGCGACGCGGCGACCAACATGAAGATCACCGCGCAGGACCTGCTCGAGCTCAAGATCATCGACGCCATCGTCCCCGAACCGCTCGGCGGCGCCCATCGCGAGCCGGAAAAGGTGATTGCCGCGACCGGCGACCTCATCGCCAAGACGATGAAGGAGTTTGCCGGCTCCAACGCCGATTTCCGCGAGCAGCGCCGCGAGAAATATCTCGCGATGGGCCGCACCCTCTAG
- the aroB gene encoding 3-dehydroquinate synthase encodes MNDKTVTVEVGLGDRAYDILIGPGLIARAGETLSARLPGTRVAIVTDENVAAHHLETLRDGLERGGVAVAAVVTLPAGEKTKSFSHLQDVVDAILAAKLERRDAVVALGGGVIGDLAGFASGIVRRGMDFVQVPTSLLAQVDSSVGGKTGINSARGKNLIGVFHQPKLVLADSGVLDTLPIREFRAGYAELAKYGLIDRPHFFAWLEKNWQDVFAGGDARIEAIAEACRAKADVVARDEFETGDRALLNLGHTFGHALEAATAYDSERLVHGEGVAIGMALAHRFSARLNLASPDDAARVETHLRAVGLPWRLADIPGDLPGAEKLFDYITQDKKVSRGALTFILTRGIGQSFIAKDVPASEVLAFLKEALAG; translated from the coding sequence ATGAACGACAAGACCGTTACCGTCGAGGTGGGGCTTGGCGACCGCGCCTATGACATCCTGATCGGGCCGGGCCTGATCGCACGGGCCGGCGAGACGCTGTCGGCCAGGTTGCCGGGCACACGCGTTGCCATCGTCACCGACGAGAATGTTGCGGCACATCATCTCGAAACGCTGAGGGACGGGCTGGAGCGCGGCGGTGTGGCGGTGGCGGCTGTCGTTACCCTGCCGGCCGGCGAGAAGACCAAGAGTTTCAGCCATCTTCAGGATGTGGTCGACGCGATCCTCGCCGCCAAGCTGGAGCGCCGCGACGCGGTGGTGGCGCTGGGCGGTGGCGTCATCGGCGATCTGGCCGGTTTCGCCTCGGGCATCGTGCGGCGCGGCATGGATTTCGTGCAGGTGCCGACGTCGCTCCTGGCACAGGTCGATTCCTCGGTCGGCGGCAAGACCGGTATCAACAGCGCGCGCGGCAAGAACCTGATCGGCGTCTTCCATCAGCCGAAGCTGGTGCTGGCCGACAGCGGCGTATTGGACACGCTGCCGATCCGCGAATTCCGCGCCGGCTATGCCGAGCTTGCCAAATACGGGTTGATCGACCGGCCGCATTTCTTCGCCTGGCTGGAAAAGAACTGGCAGGACGTGTTCGCCGGCGGCGATGCCCGCATCGAGGCGATCGCCGAAGCCTGCCGCGCCAAGGCCGACGTGGTGGCGCGCGACGAATTCGAGACCGGCGACAGGGCGCTGCTCAATCTCGGCCACACATTCGGCCATGCGCTGGAGGCGGCGACCGCCTATGACAGCGAAAGGCTGGTGCATGGCGAGGGCGTGGCGATCGGCATGGCGCTGGCGCACCGCTTCTCCGCCCGGCTGAACCTCGCCAGCCCAGACGATGCCGCCCGAGTCGAGACGCATTTGCGGGCCGTCGGCCTGCCGTGGCGCCTCGCCGATATTCCGGGCGACCTGCCGGGCGCCGAAAAGCTGTTCGACTACATCACCCAGGACAAGAAGGTGTCGCGCGGCGCGCTGACCTTCATCCTGACGCGCGGCATCGGCCAGTCCTTCATTGCCAAGGACGTGCCGGCTTCCGAGGTGCTGGCCTTCCTGAAAGAGGCACTCGCGGGATGA
- the cobS gene encoding cobaltochelatase subunit CobS, whose amino-acid sequence MNKVDRDIANLPDTTVSVKEKFGFESKMVVPAYSVATEHVPDIDPDYLFDQHTTMAILAGFAYNRRVMVSGYHGTGKSTHIEQVAARLNWPCVRVNLDSHVSRIDLVGKDAIVVKEGMQVTEFRDGILPWAYQHNVALCFDEYDAGRPDVMFVIQRVLESSGRLTLLDQSRVIRPHPAFRLFATANTVGLGDTTGLYHGTQQINQAQMDRWSIVTTLNYLPHDNEVAIVLAKAKHYKNEKGKDIVNKMVRVADMTRSAFINGDLSTVMSPRTVITWAENAEIFGNVGMAFRLTFLNKCDELERSVVAEFYQRAFGEDLPESAANVVLG is encoded by the coding sequence ATGAACAAGGTCGATCGCGATATCGCCAATCTGCCGGACACGACTGTGTCGGTGAAGGAAAAATTCGGCTTCGAGTCCAAGATGGTCGTGCCGGCCTATTCGGTGGCCACCGAACATGTGCCGGACATCGATCCCGACTATCTGTTCGACCAGCACACCACCATGGCGATCCTGGCGGGCTTTGCCTACAACCGCCGCGTCATGGTGTCGGGCTATCACGGCACCGGCAAGTCGACCCATATCGAGCAGGTCGCGGCCCGGCTCAACTGGCCCTGCGTGCGCGTCAACCTCGACAGCCATGTCAGCCGTATCGACCTCGTCGGCAAGGACGCCATCGTCGTCAAGGAAGGCATGCAGGTCACCGAATTCCGCGACGGCATCCTGCCCTGGGCCTACCAGCACAATGTCGCGCTCTGCTTCGACGAATACGATGCCGGCCGCCCGGACGTGATGTTCGTCATCCAGCGCGTGCTGGAATCGTCGGGTCGCTTGACCCTGCTCGACCAGAGCCGCGTCATCCGCCCGCATCCGGCCTTCCGCCTGTTCGCCACCGCCAACACGGTCGGCCTCGGCGACACCACCGGCCTCTATCACGGCACCCAGCAGATCAACCAGGCGCAGATGGACCGCTGGTCGATCGTGACGACGCTGAACTATCTGCCGCACGACAACGAGGTGGCGATCGTTCTGGCCAAGGCCAAGCACTACAAGAACGAGAAGGGCAAGGACATCGTCAACAAGATGGTGCGCGTCGCCGACATGACGCGCTCCGCCTTCATCAACGGCGATCTGTCGACTGTCATGAGCCCGCGCACGGTGATCACCTGGGCCGAAAACGCCGAAATCTTCGGCAATGTCGGCATGGCGTTCCGGTTGACCTTCCTCAACAAGTGCGACGAGCTGGAACGTTCGGTGGTGGCCGAGTTCTATCAGCGCGCCTTCGGCGAGGATCTGCCGGAAAGCGCTGCCAATGTGGTGCTTGGCTAA
- a CDS encoding BolA family protein: MSMQTAMEKKLSDAFAPERLAVVNESHLHAGHHHVESGHHATFDGTGETHFRIRIVSPAFAGMSRIDRHRAVNLALADELKAGLHALAIEPAAPGEKTRW; this comes from the coding sequence ATGTCCATGCAGACGGCGATGGAAAAGAAGCTGAGCGATGCTTTTGCGCCCGAACGATTGGCCGTCGTCAACGAAAGCCACCTCCATGCCGGCCACCATCATGTCGAATCCGGCCATCACGCCACCTTCGACGGCACCGGCGAGACGCATTTCCGCATCCGCATCGTCTCTCCGGCCTTTGCCGGCATGAGCCGCATCGACCGTCACCGCGCCGTCAACCTGGCTCTCGCCGACGAATTGAAGGCCGGCCTGCACGCCTTGGCGATCGAACCCGCCGCCCCCGGCGAAAAGACGCGCTGGTAG
- a CDS encoding shikimate kinase — protein MNAQTTPSQDENHAPLIEQLGHRSIVFVGLMGAGKTAIGRKAASALGLSFIDSDQEIEDVSRMTVPDLFERYGETEFRALEQRVILRLLEHGPQVLSTGGGAFMNAQTREAIAAHGVSVWLKADLDLLMDRVSKKQNRPLLKTPDPRATLQKLMDDRYPVYAGADVTVPTRDERKEVIAAEVIAALYNHFGIQATMPAGGEHA, from the coding sequence ATGAATGCGCAAACAACCCCTTCGCAGGACGAGAACCACGCGCCGCTGATCGAACAGCTCGGCCACCGCTCCATCGTCTTTGTCGGATTGATGGGGGCGGGCAAGACGGCGATCGGCCGCAAGGCGGCTTCCGCGCTCGGCCTGTCCTTCATCGACAGCGACCAGGAGATCGAGGATGTGTCGCGCATGACCGTTCCCGACCTGTTCGAACGGTATGGTGAGACCGAGTTCCGCGCGCTCGAACAGCGCGTCATCCTGAGACTGCTGGAACATGGCCCGCAGGTGCTGTCGACCGGCGGCGGTGCCTTCATGAACGCGCAGACCCGCGAGGCGATCGCCGCACACGGCGTCTCGGTGTGGCTGAAGGCCGATCTCGATCTCCTGATGGACAGGGTATCCAAGAAACAGAACCGGCCGCTCCTGAAGACGCCGGACCCGCGCGCCACGCTGCAAAAGCTGATGGACGACCGCTATCCCGTCTATGCGGGTGCCGACGTGACCGTGCCGACCCGCGACGAGCGCAAGGAAGTGATCGCGGCCGAGGTGATTGCGGCGCTCTACAATCATTTCGGCATCCAGGCGACCATGCCTGCCGGCGGGGAGCACGCATGA
- a CDS encoding sulfurtransferase TusA family protein yields MTKAPAVYDLKGLNCPLPVLKARKRLAGMKPGGQLWLETTDPLAVIDIPAFCADSGHRLVETAAMTGGHRFLVERGA; encoded by the coding sequence GTGACCAAGGCACCCGCCGTCTATGATCTGAAGGGGCTGAACTGCCCGCTGCCGGTGCTGAAGGCGCGCAAGCGCCTGGCCGGCATGAAACCCGGCGGCCAGCTTTGGCTGGAAACCACCGACCCGCTCGCCGTCATCGACATTCCGGCCTTCTGCGCCGACAGCGGCCACCGGCTGGTCGAGACCGCCGCCATGACAGGCGGCCACCGTTTTTTGGTGGAACGCGGCGCCTAG
- a CDS encoding L,D-transpeptidase family protein — protein MFAKLARTGFLIAVLGVAGCNQKSMTDFVPEGANKQLPEKVLAEMRAKGMNRNAPIVGRIFKEENVVEVWKQKTNGRYEVIATYPICRYSGKLGPKYTEGDRQAPEGFYTVRPGQMNPKSGYHLSFNIGYPNAYDRANGRTGSNLMVHGACSSSGCYSMNDPQIEEIYAFARDAFKGGQTEFQIQAFPFRMTAANMARYRNDPNYDFWKMLKVGYDNFEITKVPPKVDVCEKRYVFNQVAPDGQSFNPTGACPMSTTPDPLKVAYGAYQKTYDAAFASAINTSTPAPKASIAGVKEASVVSDWSKRRARGERVTIEPPSMNHDGTVTENTERMGRIDSPLGRKMAALDAEKAAKKRAEEQKLAMIAAAKAEKERAKAEALAAKEAAKNKAAQPVETTATVAADATAPATDAQTADNGDGSRLSQIKKKLFGMFGG, from the coding sequence ATGTTCGCGAAACTCGCACGCACCGGTTTCCTGATCGCCGTTCTCGGCGTCGCCGGCTGTAACCAGAAATCGATGACCGACTTCGTCCCGGAAGGCGCCAACAAGCAGCTGCCGGAAAAGGTCCTGGCCGAGATGCGCGCCAAGGGCATGAACCGCAATGCCCCGATCGTCGGCCGCATCTTCAAGGAAGAGAACGTCGTCGAGGTCTGGAAGCAGAAGACCAATGGCCGCTACGAGGTGATCGCCACCTATCCGATCTGCCGCTATTCCGGAAAGCTCGGTCCGAAATACACCGAGGGCGACCGCCAGGCGCCGGAAGGTTTCTACACGGTGCGCCCCGGGCAGATGAACCCGAAGTCGGGATACCACCTGTCGTTCAACATCGGCTACCCCAACGCCTATGACCGCGCCAACGGCCGCACCGGCTCGAACCTGATGGTGCACGGCGCCTGCTCGTCGTCGGGCTGCTATTCGATGAACGACCCGCAGATCGAGGAAATCTACGCCTTCGCGCGCGACGCCTTCAAGGGCGGCCAGACCGAGTTCCAGATCCAGGCCTTCCCCTTCCGCATGACCGCCGCCAACATGGCGCGCTACCGCAACGACCCGAACTACGACTTCTGGAAGATGCTGAAGGTCGGTTACGACAATTTCGAGATCACCAAGGTGCCGCCGAAGGTCGACGTCTGCGAGAAGCGCTACGTTTTCAATCAGGTCGCGCCCGACGGGCAGAGCTTCAACCCGACCGGCGCCTGCCCGATGAGCACCACGCCGGACCCGCTGAAGGTGGCCTACGGCGCCTATCAGAAGACCTATGACGCCGCCTTCGCCAGCGCCATCAACACGTCCACGCCGGCGCCCAAGGCTTCCATCGCCGGCGTCAAGGAAGCCAGCGTCGTCTCCGACTGGTCGAAGCGCCGCGCCCGCGGCGAACGTGTCACCATCGAGCCGCCGTCGATGAACCATGACGGAACGGTCACCGAAAACACCGAACGGATGGGCCGCATCGATTCGCCGCTTGGCCGCAAGATGGCGGCGCTCGACGCCGAGAAGGCCGCCAAGAAGCGGGCCGAGGAACAGAAACTGGCGATGATTGCCGCTGCCAAGGCCGAGAAGGAACGCGCCAAGGCCGAGGCTCTGGCCGCCAAGGAAGCCGCCAAGAACAAGGCTGCTCAGCCGGTCGAGACCACCGCGACCGTGGCGGCGGACGCCACCGCTCCGGCCACCGACGCGCAGACCGCCGACAATGGCGACGGCAGCCGCCTGTCGCAGATCAAGAAGAAGCTCTTCGGCATGTTCGGCGGCTGA
- a CDS encoding transporter associated domain-containing protein, translating into MNAGWIVASLLCAAILFAIVLRKPLLAMFDLELANRKRRRLSQQETRAIIQRLRSETQAMKDDRSRVEALLALSELEVSDVMVHRTNMRSINADNAPDMIVREVLQSPHTRLPLWKGSLDNIVGILHAKDLLRALNEADHDFSCIDILKIAAKPWFVPDTTSLDDQLNAFLRRKAHIAIVVDEYGEVEGLVTLEDIIEEIVGDIADEHDVEMQGVKQEADGSVVVEGTVPIRDLNRALGWALPDEEATTIAGLVIHEAQSIPEEKQAFTFHGKRFVVMKRDKNRIARLRIRPASVEGPPQPAAKP; encoded by the coding sequence ATGAACGCCGGCTGGATCGTCGCTAGCCTGTTGTGCGCCGCGATCCTCTTCGCCATCGTGCTGCGCAAGCCGTTGCTGGCGATGTTCGACCTGGAGCTTGCCAACCGCAAGCGCCGGCGTCTGTCGCAGCAGGAGACGCGCGCCATCATCCAGCGGCTGCGCAGCGAAACCCAGGCCATGAAGGACGACCGCAGCCGGGTCGAGGCGTTATTGGCGCTGAGCGAGCTGGAAGTCTCCGACGTCATGGTCCACCGCACCAACATGCGTTCGATCAACGCCGACAATGCGCCCGATATGATCGTGCGCGAGGTGTTGCAAAGCCCGCATACGCGGCTGCCGCTGTGGAAGGGTTCGCTCGACAACATCGTCGGCATCCTGCACGCCAAGGACCTGCTGCGCGCGCTCAACGAGGCCGATCACGACTTTTCCTGCATCGACATCCTGAAGATCGCCGCGAAGCCGTGGTTCGTGCCCGACACGACCAGCCTCGACGATCAGCTCAACGCTTTCCTGCGCCGCAAGGCCCACATCGCCATCGTCGTCGACGAATATGGCGAGGTGGAGGGCCTGGTGACGCTGGAAGACATCATCGAGGAGATCGTCGGCGATATCGCCGACGAGCACGACGTCGAGATGCAGGGCGTGAAGCAGGAGGCCGACGGCTCTGTCGTGGTGGAAGGCACGGTGCCGATCCGCGATCTCAACCGCGCACTCGGCTGGGCCTTGCCGGACGAGGAAGCGACGACCATCGCCGGCCTCGTCATTCACGAGGCGCAGTCGATACCGGAAGAAAAGCAGGCGTTCACGTTCCACGGCAAGCGCTTCGTGGTGATGAAGCGCGACAAGAACCGCATCGCCCGTCTGCGGATCAGGCCGGCGTCTGTCGAGGGTCCACCGCAGCCCGCAGCGAAGCCGTAA
- a CDS encoding J domain-containing protein, which produces MKPYPKYFEKLRIRPEKDAELKSRAPLCQWDGCKEPGTHRAPVGRMAEGQYFKFCFEHVREYNKGFNYFSGVSDSEIARFQKEAMTGHRPTWTIGTNGGTHTAPDFAKQRSGRAGYHNRMRDPFNLFNEPRDRGAPRERKAKPLEAKALETLGLDAKATGQDIKARYKELVKRHHPDANGGDRGSEDRFRDVLQAYRVLKQAGLC; this is translated from the coding sequence ATGAAGCCCTATCCAAAATATTTCGAGAAACTCCGCATTCGTCCGGAAAAGGACGCGGAGCTGAAGTCGCGCGCGCCGCTGTGCCAGTGGGACGGCTGCAAGGAGCCCGGCACGCATCGCGCGCCGGTGGGGCGCATGGCCGAGGGGCAGTATTTCAAGTTCTGCTTCGAGCATGTGCGCGAATACAACAAGGGTTTCAATTACTTCTCTGGTGTCTCCGATTCCGAGATCGCACGTTTCCAGAAGGAGGCGATGACCGGTCATCGGCCCACCTGGACCATCGGCACGAATGGCGGGACGCACACCGCGCCGGATTTCGCAAAGCAGCGCTCGGGCCGCGCCGGCTACCACAACCGCATGCGCGACCCCTTCAACCTGTTCAACGAGCCGCGCGACCGCGGCGCCCCGCGCGAGCGCAAGGCCAAGCCGCTTGAGGCCAAGGCGCTGGAAACGCTTGGTCTTGACGCAAAGGCGACTGGCCAAGACATCAAGGCGCGTTATAAGGAATTGGTGAAGCGCCACCATCCCGACGCGAATGGTGGCGACAGAGGTTCGGAAGACCGGTTCCGCGATGTGCTGCAAGCCTATCGCGTGCTCAAGCAGGCGGGCCTGTGTTGA